The following proteins come from a genomic window of Oncorhynchus kisutch isolate 150728-3 unplaced genomic scaffold, Okis_V2 Okis06b-Okis10b_hom, whole genome shotgun sequence:
- the LOC116352724 gene encoding uncharacterized protein LOC116352724 isoform X1, which produces MLTENRKRQRSGGEEENGQLVPKAKRLSRGANPLSPELGLDAWDSELSNSESRGISSPDHAVGSSSSSQCAVDSLSGAQPYAPGPCSPLSSALSSELADPTNLVSYHQINRILREAHFESLQCRGHPRDA; this is translated from the exons ATGTTAACTGAAAACAG GAAACGCCAGCGGAGTGGTGGGGAAGAGGAGAATGGCCAGCTGGTGCCTAAGGCCAAAAGGTTGAGCAGAGGAGCTAACCCCCTCTCTCCTGAGCTGGGCCTGGATGCCTGGGACTCGGAG TTGTCCAACAGTGAGAGCAGAGGGATTAGCAGTCCGGACCATGCGGTGGGGAGCAGCAGCAGTAGCCAGTGTGCTGTGGACAGCCTCAGTGGGGCCCAACCCTACGCCCCTGGCCCATGTAGTCCCCTCAGCTCGGCTCTCTCCTCAGAGCTAGCTGACCCCACTAACCTGGTCTCGTACCATCAAATCAACCGCATCCTACGAGAGGCCCACTTTGAGAGTCTGCAGTGCCGAGGCCACCCCAGAGATGCATGA
- the LOC116352724 gene encoding uncharacterized protein LOC116352724 isoform X2, with translation MKRQRSGGEEENGQLVPKAKRLSRGANPLSPELGLDAWDSELSNSESRGISSPDHAVGSSSSSQCAVDSLSGAQPYAPGPCSPLSSALSSELADPTNLVSYHQINRILREAHFESLQCRGHPRDA, from the exons AT GAAACGCCAGCGGAGTGGTGGGGAAGAGGAGAATGGCCAGCTGGTGCCTAAGGCCAAAAGGTTGAGCAGAGGAGCTAACCCCCTCTCTCCTGAGCTGGGCCTGGATGCCTGGGACTCGGAG TTGTCCAACAGTGAGAGCAGAGGGATTAGCAGTCCGGACCATGCGGTGGGGAGCAGCAGCAGTAGCCAGTGTGCTGTGGACAGCCTCAGTGGGGCCCAACCCTACGCCCCTGGCCCATGTAGTCCCCTCAGCTCGGCTCTCTCCTCAGAGCTAGCTGACCCCACTAACCTGGTCTCGTACCATCAAATCAACCGCATCCTACGAGAGGCCCACTTTGAGAGTCTGCAGTGCCGAGGCCACCCCAGAGATGCATGA